A region of Subdoligranulum variabile DNA encodes the following proteins:
- a CDS encoding DUF6076 domain-containing protein encodes MPTNFVFRFEKANLFIPFQMPNKRQRQAAVNRQTTPEDARRSSVIARMEKIKDQLQIPEYVEENQPRVWLEESYDLGDLVFAVLDIPWKAFYEKAQSLLEQYKDYEMAIRTDLLTQVDWRHYQPPQPEKESHEPSFKKWFPLNLFTRPVKKSSAQETPAATEGTSNRTPRTIAQGLAAPEQTAYCQVAQLYDDVKHSLADYPAMAALLAHYCTNAASDYYLQAIKTLDMTRLTDLDRSIMEQNGFLKVLHHEIYWCNALVQCSECVERYMKSFPTPDFLMKSYAGMDDRELCAASVTVLKMIAEQFRLLADFQPELASLVQYTLVEADLHPDKSADQRYGDALLVRHSGVAAGQKLYEQLRLRMLGRLSLPQEKASSRRHPDIASRSYFVADNLPAVAMAEFVQLCSQHETARKCQHCGMLFLSKNTGAKCCNRKSPNGGLRTCREVRKEERASEREVPPPVDVLNKVNKRMNGRLARSLGMTTERRASILKSWRKEVKPLVQEATDHPETFDEEAFDAQLCEIFNRVRQEEAAAERRGQEEASKKRRWKRKG; translated from the coding sequence ATGCCGACAAATTTTGTCTTTCGCTTTGAAAAAGCGAATCTTTTCATTCCGTTCCAAATGCCCAACAAAAGGCAGCGGCAGGCAGCCGTAAACCGGCAAACCACACCGGAGGATGCCAGACGATCTTCCGTAATTGCGCGTATGGAGAAAATCAAAGACCAGCTGCAAATTCCGGAGTATGTGGAAGAAAACCAGCCCCGAGTATGGCTGGAAGAATCCTATGACTTGGGAGATCTGGTCTTTGCTGTGCTGGACATTCCCTGGAAGGCTTTCTACGAGAAAGCCCAGAGCCTTCTGGAACAATACAAGGACTACGAAATGGCTATCCGCACGGATCTTCTCACACAGGTGGATTGGCGCCACTATCAACCGCCGCAGCCGGAGAAGGAATCCCACGAGCCGTCGTTCAAGAAATGGTTTCCGCTAAATCTGTTTACCCGTCCGGTCAAGAAATCCTCTGCGCAGGAGACTCCTGCAGCAACAGAAGGGACATCAAACCGCACTCCCCGCACGATTGCCCAGGGATTGGCCGCTCCGGAACAAACAGCCTATTGTCAGGTGGCGCAGCTATATGACGATGTGAAGCATTCTTTAGCGGATTATCCGGCTATGGCCGCTTTGTTGGCTCACTATTGCACCAACGCTGCATCGGATTACTATTTGCAAGCCATTAAAACGCTGGACATGACAAGGCTGACCGATCTTGACCGCAGTATCATGGAACAAAACGGCTTTTTAAAGGTATTGCATCATGAGATCTATTGGTGCAATGCGCTGGTGCAGTGCAGTGAATGTGTGGAGCGCTATATGAAAAGTTTTCCTACACCCGATTTTCTCATGAAATCCTACGCCGGGATGGATGATCGGGAACTATGCGCAGCATCGGTGACCGTTCTGAAAATGATTGCTGAACAATTCCGTCTTTTGGCGGATTTCCAGCCGGAACTGGCCAGTCTGGTTCAGTACACGTTGGTGGAAGCGGATCTGCACCCGGACAAAAGCGCCGACCAGCGCTACGGGGATGCTTTGCTAGTGAGACACTCCGGTGTTGCAGCCGGGCAGAAATTATACGAACAGTTGCGGCTACGTATGCTGGGGCGATTGTCTCTGCCGCAGGAAAAAGCCTCCTCCAGAAGACATCCGGATATCGCCAGCCGCAGCTATTTTGTTGCGGACAATCTTCCGGCTGTTGCCATGGCGGAATTTGTGCAGCTGTGCAGCCAGCATGAAACCGCCCGAAAATGCCAACATTGCGGGATGCTATTTTTGTCCAAGAATACGGGTGCAAAATGCTGCAACCGAAAGAGCCCTAATGGAGGGTTGCGCACCTGCCGTGAGGTTCGCAAAGAGGAAAGAGCCAGTGAACGTGAAGTTCCGCCCCCAGTTGATGTTCTCAATAAGGTCAACAAACGGATGAACGGCAGACTTGCTCGTTCTTTGGGTATGACCACAGAGCGTCGAGCCAGCATACTGAAGAGCTGGCGCAAAGAGGTCAAACCCCTTGTGCAGGAAGCAACCGATCATCCAGAAACCTTTGATGAAGAGGCTTTTGATGCTCAGCTGTGTGAGATCTTTAATAGAGTCCGGCAGGAAGAAGCTGCCGCAGAGCGACGCGGACAAGAGGAAGCCTCCAAGAAGCGCAGATGGAAAAGAAAAGGGTAG
- a CDS encoding carbohydrate ABC transporter permease, protein MKKRKKAVRLPYLVLVPFAASVCLVIWMIFSGALMSTDEATQSLGGIFDGTSAVHWPLIPNSPTLQPLIEVLLDTPEFFVMFWNTCILTFPQLIGQFLLASPAAWAFSRFTFRGRNLLFTIYTILMLLPFQVLMVPDYLVLDRLGLMDTIWSIILPGAVSTFPVFIMKKGFDGIPVSVLEAAELDGAGAITTYIRIGLPLGIPGILSALLLSFIEAWNAIEQPLVFLKSQNLWPMSLFLANITQDDIGIAMVASVFMLLPVILIFLFGQRYLILGIQSSGVA, encoded by the coding sequence GTGAAAAAACGTAAAAAGGCAGTTCGTCTTCCTTATCTGGTATTGGTGCCCTTTGCCGCATCTGTGTGCCTGGTGATTTGGATGATCTTTTCTGGTGCGCTTATGAGTACCGATGAAGCAACGCAGAGCCTTGGCGGAATTTTTGACGGAACTTCTGCGGTGCATTGGCCGCTGATCCCCAATTCGCCCACTTTACAGCCATTGATCGAAGTCCTGTTGGATACACCAGAATTTTTTGTGATGTTCTGGAATACCTGTATCCTCACATTTCCGCAATTGATTGGGCAATTTCTGCTTGCCAGTCCTGCTGCATGGGCGTTTTCTCGTTTTACTTTTCGAGGTCGGAATCTTCTTTTTACTATTTATACGATTCTGATGCTGCTTCCGTTTCAAGTTCTCATGGTGCCGGATTATTTGGTTTTGGATCGGTTGGGACTCATGGACACGATTTGGAGCATCATCTTGCCCGGTGCCGTTTCCACCTTTCCCGTCTTTATTATGAAAAAGGGGTTCGACGGTATTCCCGTTTCCGTTCTGGAGGCAGCCGAACTGGATGGTGCCGGTGCCATTACAACCTATATAAGAATCGGTCTTCCGCTTGGAATCCCTGGCATCCTGTCCGCATTGCTTTTATCTTTTATTGAAGCCTGGAATGCAATTGAACAACCGCTGGTGTTTTTGAAGAGCCAAAACCTTTGGCCCATGTCCCTGTTCCTCGCCAATATTACACAGGATGACATTGGAATTGCTATGGTGGCCAGTGTGTTTATGTTATTGCCCGTAATTCTGATCTTTCTGTTTGGGCAGAGATATTTGATTTTGGGAATCCAATCAAGTGGAGTAGCGTGA
- a CDS encoding carbohydrate ABC transporter permease → MKSKRKRFARPIEKPHFKKNTFRRKGKKAFQAWMFLLPSLIGIAVFLFVPFGETIRRSFTNPLGTKFLGMKNYQSIFSNDAFRLAVANTVRFILVCIPLLLVTSLIFALLIRKILPKGEKLQTACLLPMAIPVASISLLWKALFTQNGILNNLLAFWGVPEISFLDSNAAFGVLVGTYLWRNIGYDMILWLAGLDAIPASMYEAAEVDGANSWQIFWKITLPNLPSTMGLITILSILNTFKVYREAYLVAGNYPDDSIYLLQHLFNNWFSSLDLGRLSAAAVVVALVLLMVILPFLRMLREGSE, encoded by the coding sequence ATGAAATCTAAGCGCAAGCGGTTTGCCCGTCCCATCGAAAAACCGCATTTCAAAAAGAATACATTTCGCCGAAAGGGAAAAAAAGCGTTCCAAGCATGGATGTTTTTGCTTCCCTCACTGATAGGAATTGCCGTTTTCCTCTTTGTGCCGTTTGGAGAAACGATTCGGCGCAGCTTCACAAACCCTTTGGGCACAAAATTCCTTGGTATGAAAAATTACCAATCAATTTTTTCAAATGATGCCTTTCGTTTGGCGGTAGCAAACACAGTGAGATTCATCCTGGTCTGCATTCCGCTACTTTTGGTAACCAGCTTGATTTTCGCTCTTTTGATAAGGAAAATCCTGCCAAAAGGGGAAAAGCTGCAAACCGCTTGCCTGTTGCCAATGGCAATTCCGGTCGCCAGCATCTCTTTACTATGGAAAGCTCTTTTCACACAGAACGGTATTTTGAACAATCTGTTGGCTTTTTGGGGAGTGCCGGAAATCTCTTTCCTTGATAGCAATGCGGCTTTCGGGGTACTTGTGGGAACCTACCTTTGGCGGAACATCGGATACGATATGATTCTTTGGCTGGCCGGTTTGGATGCGATTCCTGCCAGCATGTATGAAGCAGCCGAAGTTGACGGTGCAAACAGCTGGCAAATTTTTTGGAAAATCACCTTGCCAAATTTACCGTCTACCATGGGGCTTATCACAATCCTCAGTATTTTGAACACGTTCAAGGTATATCGGGAAGCCTACCTGGTGGCGGGAAATTACCCGGATGACAGTATTTATCTCTTGCAGCATTTGTTTAACAACTGGTTTTCTTCTTTGGATCTTGGTCGATTGTCGGCAGCGGCTGTTGTTGTTGCCCTTGTGCTGCTTATGGTAATTCTGCCATTTTTAAGAATGTTGCGGGAGGGTTCCGAGTGA